Proteins encoded together in one Nyctibius grandis isolate bNycGra1 chromosome 1, bNycGra1.pri, whole genome shotgun sequence window:
- the LOC137665335 gene encoding BTB/POZ domain-containing protein 9-like, translated as MSNSHPLRPYTAEGEIDHVHILSERIGALMNGEEYSDVTFIVEKKRFPAHRVILAARCHHFRALFYGGMRESQPEAEIPLQDTTAEAFTMLLKYIYTGRATLRDEKEEVLLDFLSLAHKYGFPELEDSTSEYLCTILNIQNVCRTFEVASLYSLPKLTYMCYMFMDRNAQEVLSSEGFLSLSKAALLSIVLRDSFAAPEKDIFQALMNWCKHNPKENHAEIMQAVCLPLMSLTELRNVVRTSGLLSPDAILDAIKIHSESRDMDSTTGAC; from the exons ATGAGTAACAGCCATCCACTTCGTCCTTACACAGCTGAGGGCGAGATTGACCACGTTCACATTCTGTCAGAGCGTATTGGTGCTCTAATGAATGGAGAAGAATATAGTGATGTTACCTTTATTGTAGAAAAGAAACGTTTTCCGGCACACAGAGTGATCCTGGCTGCTAGGTGCCATCATTTCAG AGCGTTATTTTATGGCGGAATGAGAGAATCTCAGCCTGAAGCAGAAATTCCTCTTCAGGACACCACTGCAGAAGCATTTACCATGCTGTTGAAATATATTTACACTGGTCGTGCTACACTACGGGATGAGAAAGAGGAGGTTCTCCTAGACTTCCTAAGCCTAGCACATAAATATGGGTTCCCAGAACTGGAGGATTCCACGTCTGAATATCTTTGCACAATACTTAATATTCAGAATGTCTGTAGGACATTTGAAGTTGCCAGTCTTTATTCCCTTCCCAAATTAACGTATATGTGCTATATGTTCATGGATAGAAATGCCCAAGAGGTGCTCTCCAGCGAAGGCTTCCTATCGCTTTCTAAG gcTGCTCTTCTAAGTATTGTACTGAGGGACTCATTTGCAGCTCCTGAGAAGGACATTTTCCAAGCTTTGATGAATTGGTGTAAACATAACCCCAAGGAAAACCACGCTGAAATCATGCAAGCAGTATGTTTGCCACTAATGAGCCTAACAGAACTACGAAATGTTGTAAGAACTTCTGGATTATTGTCACCTGATGCCATCCTAGATGCCATTAAGATTCATTCCGAGAGTCGGGACATGGACTCAACTACAGGGGCATGTTAA